A single region of the Vanacampus margaritifer isolate UIUO_Vmar chromosome 13, RoL_Vmar_1.0, whole genome shotgun sequence genome encodes:
- the erich3 gene encoding glutamate-rich protein 3 isoform X1, giving the protein MSHFNPGLISAYNSLTDKHLTGYFSSTRIRRHLHGAGLITRSGRIVPDKEYKHKLLQRAHQRHVRECLAQAIFLKVLEMERLHQMEIKRKLEEFARRERVHKMKVARTKRFEEDVQMMSPRPPKGARAVRKQHSGPVGGHYGSSESPCSSRPNTAPGKMQRPVRLKPIHGGNNKRSSPHRVNEAFSDNQPPFDCTMDSESRRHEPTAWDPPPGGSPYYLPLINNVVTPLPPATKRKARGPGCAPSGTPSLRGRRRLRPATTSAAMAANQEQPLLRTGVPQSKVQVTMVYHGKSVHLSHDSEDPRDEVKVFQQHCGGENLCVYKGKLREGETFQFASRRHRGFPFSLTFFLNGLQVERLSSCCEFKHRRGPRLGGRHGHFGFYAVERASPCYKCIIAMGLDKKPAPPPKKVQDPGGSLKEARSASHSGRQSTSPQQEDKRRDDYEADFEAEDDVAVEEPSEKKASSPTSGTDAHTKDDISSDSEDDNEDGGFAAEEDDTRPRSSSSSCQESDVEVVKDSKENEEAEEPEEILQEETADETHQVNPEGAKATVSSTKVDVSDTGEEELSQEASGEKIEDQETEDGRQSEEPERAKSVQEKLVEAILQESQRSSEPELSDTSTEEEEAAFTDREAALAECKSEEASEPKEHAEAGHEEPHENSDDSEDEMGDGVKATEQEEVKGAKDGGDSEEKVKTLEPRDKASAISIEKKIADGDSQVKTASETKDDETAGGSELEATPEESSGLLEATVAKEENIKDEGKRVEDEALGYTLATRERRDGLVAKCEQQSQEEDEETNTHEKPSDANEGSEKDASQTEERHKTIENTAEDAKDETQTNREDEADESEKTETDTGEGPNVQTAETEDVQEEKPDEVHEANTDNGEKSQAIEKDEKETEESTDVADGDESIPARTVDGEDIKKATGDNMEGSRAEQSQDVPDKDEDEKTVTAEDEEINKATRDDKDESKAVEKVEDETEEIEDFANKDEDKIVTSPELDKATTEKKEEAIEDENIAEESKDEIDKDEEQNTVEVRTDEGNQTSKATDKENEALEKDEKADEGKDEEIAAAHTDESEEIRKPTADAVEGSEAGHKDDNETEGKQILTAETAVEDRIDKSTVDNTEESQHNDENKAEKSKTTNVNPEEEMSVTSDAEETQETPKTAQEPENASEDHVQNADKKRNVMQEVGVFQVANVTRTTEKVLTIENGQQSQVDAENGETSAQAESLSNEDKRDVNRSEQIEKGQPDEESTEHKDLEVNMERTGHFHQVEVEWDKNDFETLRSGVDVIKELDSEDPKRSRQDRDVEKTKESPQNQADPSSGGGEKFPKEKQSSKLPGQNVVSKTRSDAQEASKTSEEGASVLLQPQTQSKTSSADHVPHGESPEALDSASSAELVTNWLTTHQASKFFETFVEPLDDLRDSDGKEARQSSELLESVETSHKVVAPNSTSNTKDKVAQSHPERRDVKDNCEASNEEVEDDAKQILPNIKNEPKLREKDKSEGSLVEDEASTSGVKAETAAPTLPTDAHPAYEKERTSPDGKMHGGQDATEVSHFKSSSSDVESHEGAEDKASVKRNMRLMNDIGSESHSSVLSVNKPPFGPSSYSLLASAGTESGH; this is encoded by the exons ATGAGTCACTTCAACCCGGG GCTGATTTCAGCCTACAACAGCCTGACGGACAAACACCTGACCGGCTACTTCAGCAGTACTCGCATCAGGAGACACTTGCATGGAGCCGGGCTG ATCACCAGGAGTGGCCGCATCGTTCCAGACAAGGAGTACAAGCACAAGCTACTCCAGAGGGCCCACCAGAGACATGTCAGGGAGTGCCTGGCCCAGGCCATTTTCCTGAAGGTGCTGGAGATGGAG CGTCTCCATCAGATggagataaaaagaaaactggaGGAGTTTGCCAGGAGGGAGCGAGTGCACAAGATGAAG GTGGCGCGCACAAAGCGATTTGAAGAAGATGTCCAAATGATGTCACCACGTCCACCTAAGGGTGCGAGGGCTGTCCGGAAGCAGCACTCAGGACCTGTGGGCGGCCATTATGGATCCTCAGAATCT CCATGTTCATCTCGACCCAACACAGCTCCAGGAAAGATGCAGCGGCCCGTGCGCCTGAAGCCAATCCACGGCGGCAACAATAAACGCAGCTCCCCTCACAGGGTCAACGAGGCGTTCAGTGACAACCAGCCGCCGTTCGACTGCACC ATGGACAGCGAGTCCAGGAGGCACGAGCCCACCGCTTGGGATCCCCCGCCGGGCGGCTCACCTTACTACCTGCCGCTCATCAACAACGTCGTGacgccgctgcctcctgccacCAAGAGGAAAGCCAGGGGCCCTGGCTGCGCGCCCAGCGGCACTCCCAGTCTCAGGGGCCGACGACGACTGCGCCCCGCCACCACCTCCGCTGCAATGGCCGCCAACCAG GAGCAGCCCCTCCTGAGGACCGGTGTGCCCCAGAGCAAAGTGCAGGTCACCATGGTGTATCATGGCAAATCTGTGCATCTCTCCCACGACTCGGAGGACCCGAGGGACGAGGTCAAAGTGTTTCAGCAGCACTGCGGAGGAGAGAACCTGTGCGTGTACAAGGGCAAGCTACGTGAGGGAG AGACGTTCCAGTTCGCGTCGAGGCGACATCGAGGTTTTCCCTTCAGCTTGACCTTCTTCCTGAACGGGCTGCAAGTGGAGCGCCTCAGCTCGTGCTGCGAGTTCAAGCACAGGCGAGGCCCCCGGCTGGGCGGCAGGCACGGACACTTCGGCTTCTACGCCGTAGAACGGGCCTCGCCGTGCTACAA GTGCATAATAGCAATGGGGCTGGACAAAAAGCCTGCCCCTCCACCCAAGAAGGTCCAAGACCCCGGAGGAAGCCTCAAGGAGGCCAGGAGCGCATCCCACTCAGGACGCCAGAGCACCTCTCCACAACAAGAGGATAAACGCAGAGAtg ATTATGAAGCGGATTTTGAAGCAGAGGACGACGTCGCTGTGGAGGAACCCAGTGAAAAGAAAGCTTCTTCTCCGACGAGTGGAACCGACGCGCacactaaagatgacatttcgTCCGACTCTGAAGATGACAACGAGGATGGCGGATTTGCAGCAG AAGAAGATGACACAAGGCCTCGCTCAAGTTCCAGCTCCTGCCAGGAGAGCGACGTCGAGGTCGTCAAAGACTCCAAAGAGAACGAAGAAGCGGAAGAACCCGAGGAGATCCTCCAAGAGGAAACCGCCGACGAGACGCACCAAGTGAACCCAGAAGGAGCCAAAGCCACCGTTTCCAGCACCAAGGTGGACGTCTCCGACACCGGCGAGGAAGAACTGAGCCAGGAGGCATCAGGAGAGAAAATAGAGGACCAGGAGACAGAAGATGGCCGCCAGTCGGAGGAGCCGGAGAGGG CCAAATCTGTGCAGGAGAAGCTAGTTGAAGCCATCCTGCAGGAGTCCCAGCGCAGCTCCGAGCCAGAGCTGAGCGACACCAGTAccgaagaggaggaggcggcgttCACGGACCGAG AAGCAGCTCTGGCGGAATGCAAATCAGAGGAAGCGTCTGAGCCAAAAGAACACGCTGAAGCAGGCCATGAAGAACCCCATGAGAACTCTGACGACTCCGAAGATGAGATGGGAGACGGTGTTAAGGCAACGGAGCAGGAGGAAGTGAAGGGAGCCAAGGATGGAGGCGATTCAGAGGAGAAAGTGAAGACTTTAGAGCCCCGAGACAAAGCTTCGGCTATCTCCATTGAGAAGAAGATTGCAGATGGCGATTCTCAGGTGAAGACAGCCAGCGAGACCAAAGACGACGAGACTGCCGGAGGATCAGAATTAGAAGCGACACCAGAGGAGTCGAGCGGCTTGTTGGAGGCAACCGTTGCTAAAGAAGAGAATATAAAGGACGAGGGCAAAAGAGTGGAGGATGAAGCTTTGGGATATACTTTGGCGACTCGTGAAAGACGAGACGGTCTTGTGGCAAAATGTGAGCAACAGAGTCAAGAAGAGGATGAAGAAACAAACACGCATGAGAAACCCAGTGATGCGAACGAGGGAAGTGAAAAGGACGCAAGTCAAACTGAGGAAAGACATAAAACCATAGAAAACACTGCAGAAGATGCTAAAGATGAAACACAAACCAACAGAGAAGATGAGGCTGATGAATCAGAAAAAACAGAGACAGACACGGGTGAGGGTCCCAATGTGCAGACCGCAGAGACCGAAGACGTCCAAGAAGAGAAGCCAGATGAAGTTCACGAAGCAAACACAGACAACGGAGAAAAAAGTCAAGCGATAGAAAAAGACGAGAAGGAAACTGAAGAAAGTACAGATGTGGCAGACGGAGATGAGTCAATCCCTGCTCGAACCGTGGACGGTGAAGACATAAAAAAAGCAACCGGCGATAACATGGAGGGAAGCAGAGCTGAGCAAAGTCAAGATGTGCCAGATAAGGACGAAGACGAGAAAACCGTCACCGCTGAGGATGAAGAAATTAACAAAGCAACCAGAGACGATAAGGACGAAAGTAAAGCGGTGGAAAAAGTTGAGGATGAAACGGAAGAAATTGAAGATTTCGCAAACAAAGACGAAGATAAAATTGTTACTTCTCCAGAACTAGACAAAGCGACCACTGAGAAAAAGGAAGAAGCAATAGAAGATGAAAACATAGCTGAAGAAAGTAAAGATGAGATCGACAAAGACGAAGAACAGAACACAGTTGAGGTTCGGACCGATGAAGGAAACCAAACGAGCAAAGCAACCGATAAAGAAAATGAAGCGCTGGAGAAAGACGAGAAGGCAGATGAGGGTAAAGATGAAGAAATCGCGGCTGCGCATACGGACGAGAGTGAAGAAATAAGAAAGCCAACCGCGGACGCCGTGGAGGGGAGCGAAGCGGGACACAAAGATGACAATGAAACGGAAGGAAAGCAAATCCTTACCGCTGAGACGGCCGTCGAGGACCGAATCGACAAATCAACCGTCGATAATACCGAAGAAAGTCAACACAACGATGAGAACAAAGcggaaaaaagcaaaacaacaaatgttaaCCCTGAAGAGGAGATGAGCGTCACCTCTGACGCGGAGGAAACACAAGAAACACCAAAAACTGCACAGGAACCGGAGAACGCGTCAGAAGATCACGTACAAAACGCggacaaaaaaaggaatgtgATGCAAGAAGTTGGGGTCTTTCAAGTAGCAAATGTAACGCGCACAACTGAAAAAGTTCTGACCATCGAAAATGGTCAACAGAGTCAAGTTGACGCTGAGAACGGCGAGACGTCCGCTCAAGCAGAAAGTCTCTCTAACGAGGACAAACGTGATGTCAACAGATCAGAGCAAATTGAAAAGGGACAACCTGACGAGGAGTCGACAGAACACAAAGATTTGGAGGTGAATATGGAAAGAACTGGACATTTTCATCAAGTAGAGGTAGAGTGggataaaaatgactttgaaactCTACGGTCTGGAGTTGACGTCATCAAGGAGCTCGACTCGGAGGACCCAAAAAGAAGCAGACAAGACCGCGACGTTGAGAAAACCAAAGAAAGTCCTCAAAACCAGGCGGATCCGTCATCCGGAGGTGGAGAAAAATTCCCCAAAGAGAAACAATCTTCCAAACTCCCAGGCCAGAACGTGGTCTCCAAAACCAGGTCTGACGCGCAGGAGGCTAGCAAGACCTCAGAAGAAGGCGCGAGTGTGCTTCTACAACCGCAAACACAGTCAAAGACTTCATCTGCCGATCATGTCCCCCATGGAGAAAGTCCGGAGGCGCTCGACAGCGCCAGCAGTGCTGAGCTCGTCACCAACTGGCTAACAACGCACCAAGCctcaaaattctttgaaaccTTCGTCGAACCTCTGGACGACCTCAGGGATTCTGACGGCAAGGAGGCCAGACAATCGTCAGAGCTTCTGGAAAGTGTTGAGACGTCCCACAAGGTGGTTGCGCCAAATAGCACAAGTAACACCAAAGACAAAGTAGCTCAGTCCCATCCTGAGAGACGGGACGTTAAAGACAACTGCGAGGCGTCCAATGAGGAAGTAGAGGACGACGCAAAACAGATCCTACCAAACATCAAGAATGAACCAAAGCTTAGAGAGAAAGACAAGAGTGAAGGATCCCTCGTGGAAGACGAGGCGAGCACGTCAGGAGTCAAAGCGGAGACTGCCGCACCAACGCTTCCGACGGACGCGCATCCCGCTTACGAGAAAGAGCGGACGTCTCCGGACGGAAAGATGCACGGAGGACAAGACGCAACTGAAGTTAGCCATTTTAAAAGCTCAAGTTCGGACGTTGAAAGCCACGAGGGTGCGGAGGACAAAGCGTCCGTCAAGCGGAACATGCGGCTGATGAACGATATCGGCAGTGAAAGCCATTCCAGTGTGTTGTCGGTCAACAAACCGCCTTTTGGGCCAAGTTCTTACTCTTTGTTGGCATCGGCCGGAACCGAGAGTGGACATTAG
- the erich3 gene encoding glutamate-rich protein 3 isoform X2 produces MSHFNPGLISAYNSLTDKHLTGYFSSTRIRRHLHGAGLITRSGRIVPDKEYKHKLLQRAHQRHVRECLAQAIFLKVLEMERLHQMEIKRKLEEFARRERVHKMKVARTKRFEEDVQMMSPRPPKGARAVRKQHSGPVGGHYGSSESPCSSRPNTAPGKMQRPVRLKPIHGGNNKRSSPHRVNEAFSDNQPPFDCTMDSESRRHEPTAWDPPPGGSPYYLPLINNVVTPLPPATKRKARGPGCAPSGTPSLRGRRRLRPATTSAAMAANQEQPLLRTGVPQSKVQVTMVYHGKSVHLSHDSEDPRDEVKVFQQHCGGENLCVYKGKLREGETFQFASRRHRGFPFSLTFFLNGLQVERLSSCCEFKHRRGPRLGGRHGHFGFYAVERASPCYKCIIAMGLDKKPAPPPKKVQDPGGSLKEARSASHSGRQSTSPQQEDKRRDDYEADFEAEDDVAVEEPSEKKASSPTSGTDAHTKDDISSDSEDDNEDGGFAAEDDTRPRSSSSSCQESDVEVVKDSKENEEAEEPEEILQEETADETHQVNPEGAKATVSSTKVDVSDTGEEELSQEASGEKIEDQETEDGRQSEEPERAKSVQEKLVEAILQESQRSSEPELSDTSTEEEEAAFTDREAALAECKSEEASEPKEHAEAGHEEPHENSDDSEDEMGDGVKATEQEEVKGAKDGGDSEEKVKTLEPRDKASAISIEKKIADGDSQVKTASETKDDETAGGSELEATPEESSGLLEATVAKEENIKDEGKRVEDEALGYTLATRERRDGLVAKCEQQSQEEDEETNTHEKPSDANEGSEKDASQTEERHKTIENTAEDAKDETQTNREDEADESEKTETDTGEGPNVQTAETEDVQEEKPDEVHEANTDNGEKSQAIEKDEKETEESTDVADGDESIPARTVDGEDIKKATGDNMEGSRAEQSQDVPDKDEDEKTVTAEDEEINKATRDDKDESKAVEKVEDETEEIEDFANKDEDKIVTSPELDKATTEKKEEAIEDENIAEESKDEIDKDEEQNTVEVRTDEGNQTSKATDKENEALEKDEKADEGKDEEIAAAHTDESEEIRKPTADAVEGSEAGHKDDNETEGKQILTAETAVEDRIDKSTVDNTEESQHNDENKAEKSKTTNVNPEEEMSVTSDAEETQETPKTAQEPENASEDHVQNADKKRNVMQEVGVFQVANVTRTTEKVLTIENGQQSQVDAENGETSAQAESLSNEDKRDVNRSEQIEKGQPDEESTEHKDLEVNMERTGHFHQVEVEWDKNDFETLRSGVDVIKELDSEDPKRSRQDRDVEKTKESPQNQADPSSGGGEKFPKEKQSSKLPGQNVVSKTRSDAQEASKTSEEGASVLLQPQTQSKTSSADHVPHGESPEALDSASSAELVTNWLTTHQASKFFETFVEPLDDLRDSDGKEARQSSELLESVETSHKVVAPNSTSNTKDKVAQSHPERRDVKDNCEASNEEVEDDAKQILPNIKNEPKLREKDKSEGSLVEDEASTSGVKAETAAPTLPTDAHPAYEKERTSPDGKMHGGQDATEVSHFKSSSSDVESHEGAEDKASVKRNMRLMNDIGSESHSSVLSVNKPPFGPSSYSLLASAGTESGH; encoded by the exons ATGAGTCACTTCAACCCGGG GCTGATTTCAGCCTACAACAGCCTGACGGACAAACACCTGACCGGCTACTTCAGCAGTACTCGCATCAGGAGACACTTGCATGGAGCCGGGCTG ATCACCAGGAGTGGCCGCATCGTTCCAGACAAGGAGTACAAGCACAAGCTACTCCAGAGGGCCCACCAGAGACATGTCAGGGAGTGCCTGGCCCAGGCCATTTTCCTGAAGGTGCTGGAGATGGAG CGTCTCCATCAGATggagataaaaagaaaactggaGGAGTTTGCCAGGAGGGAGCGAGTGCACAAGATGAAG GTGGCGCGCACAAAGCGATTTGAAGAAGATGTCCAAATGATGTCACCACGTCCACCTAAGGGTGCGAGGGCTGTCCGGAAGCAGCACTCAGGACCTGTGGGCGGCCATTATGGATCCTCAGAATCT CCATGTTCATCTCGACCCAACACAGCTCCAGGAAAGATGCAGCGGCCCGTGCGCCTGAAGCCAATCCACGGCGGCAACAATAAACGCAGCTCCCCTCACAGGGTCAACGAGGCGTTCAGTGACAACCAGCCGCCGTTCGACTGCACC ATGGACAGCGAGTCCAGGAGGCACGAGCCCACCGCTTGGGATCCCCCGCCGGGCGGCTCACCTTACTACCTGCCGCTCATCAACAACGTCGTGacgccgctgcctcctgccacCAAGAGGAAAGCCAGGGGCCCTGGCTGCGCGCCCAGCGGCACTCCCAGTCTCAGGGGCCGACGACGACTGCGCCCCGCCACCACCTCCGCTGCAATGGCCGCCAACCAG GAGCAGCCCCTCCTGAGGACCGGTGTGCCCCAGAGCAAAGTGCAGGTCACCATGGTGTATCATGGCAAATCTGTGCATCTCTCCCACGACTCGGAGGACCCGAGGGACGAGGTCAAAGTGTTTCAGCAGCACTGCGGAGGAGAGAACCTGTGCGTGTACAAGGGCAAGCTACGTGAGGGAG AGACGTTCCAGTTCGCGTCGAGGCGACATCGAGGTTTTCCCTTCAGCTTGACCTTCTTCCTGAACGGGCTGCAAGTGGAGCGCCTCAGCTCGTGCTGCGAGTTCAAGCACAGGCGAGGCCCCCGGCTGGGCGGCAGGCACGGACACTTCGGCTTCTACGCCGTAGAACGGGCCTCGCCGTGCTACAA GTGCATAATAGCAATGGGGCTGGACAAAAAGCCTGCCCCTCCACCCAAGAAGGTCCAAGACCCCGGAGGAAGCCTCAAGGAGGCCAGGAGCGCATCCCACTCAGGACGCCAGAGCACCTCTCCACAACAAGAGGATAAACGCAGAGAtg ATTATGAAGCGGATTTTGAAGCAGAGGACGACGTCGCTGTGGAGGAACCCAGTGAAAAGAAAGCTTCTTCTCCGACGAGTGGAACCGACGCGCacactaaagatgacatttcgTCCGACTCTGAAGATGACAACGAGGATGGCGGATTTGCAGCAG AAGATGACACAAGGCCTCGCTCAAGTTCCAGCTCCTGCCAGGAGAGCGACGTCGAGGTCGTCAAAGACTCCAAAGAGAACGAAGAAGCGGAAGAACCCGAGGAGATCCTCCAAGAGGAAACCGCCGACGAGACGCACCAAGTGAACCCAGAAGGAGCCAAAGCCACCGTTTCCAGCACCAAGGTGGACGTCTCCGACACCGGCGAGGAAGAACTGAGCCAGGAGGCATCAGGAGAGAAAATAGAGGACCAGGAGACAGAAGATGGCCGCCAGTCGGAGGAGCCGGAGAGGG CCAAATCTGTGCAGGAGAAGCTAGTTGAAGCCATCCTGCAGGAGTCCCAGCGCAGCTCCGAGCCAGAGCTGAGCGACACCAGTAccgaagaggaggaggcggcgttCACGGACCGAG AAGCAGCTCTGGCGGAATGCAAATCAGAGGAAGCGTCTGAGCCAAAAGAACACGCTGAAGCAGGCCATGAAGAACCCCATGAGAACTCTGACGACTCCGAAGATGAGATGGGAGACGGTGTTAAGGCAACGGAGCAGGAGGAAGTGAAGGGAGCCAAGGATGGAGGCGATTCAGAGGAGAAAGTGAAGACTTTAGAGCCCCGAGACAAAGCTTCGGCTATCTCCATTGAGAAGAAGATTGCAGATGGCGATTCTCAGGTGAAGACAGCCAGCGAGACCAAAGACGACGAGACTGCCGGAGGATCAGAATTAGAAGCGACACCAGAGGAGTCGAGCGGCTTGTTGGAGGCAACCGTTGCTAAAGAAGAGAATATAAAGGACGAGGGCAAAAGAGTGGAGGATGAAGCTTTGGGATATACTTTGGCGACTCGTGAAAGACGAGACGGTCTTGTGGCAAAATGTGAGCAACAGAGTCAAGAAGAGGATGAAGAAACAAACACGCATGAGAAACCCAGTGATGCGAACGAGGGAAGTGAAAAGGACGCAAGTCAAACTGAGGAAAGACATAAAACCATAGAAAACACTGCAGAAGATGCTAAAGATGAAACACAAACCAACAGAGAAGATGAGGCTGATGAATCAGAAAAAACAGAGACAGACACGGGTGAGGGTCCCAATGTGCAGACCGCAGAGACCGAAGACGTCCAAGAAGAGAAGCCAGATGAAGTTCACGAAGCAAACACAGACAACGGAGAAAAAAGTCAAGCGATAGAAAAAGACGAGAAGGAAACTGAAGAAAGTACAGATGTGGCAGACGGAGATGAGTCAATCCCTGCTCGAACCGTGGACGGTGAAGACATAAAAAAAGCAACCGGCGATAACATGGAGGGAAGCAGAGCTGAGCAAAGTCAAGATGTGCCAGATAAGGACGAAGACGAGAAAACCGTCACCGCTGAGGATGAAGAAATTAACAAAGCAACCAGAGACGATAAGGACGAAAGTAAAGCGGTGGAAAAAGTTGAGGATGAAACGGAAGAAATTGAAGATTTCGCAAACAAAGACGAAGATAAAATTGTTACTTCTCCAGAACTAGACAAAGCGACCACTGAGAAAAAGGAAGAAGCAATAGAAGATGAAAACATAGCTGAAGAAAGTAAAGATGAGATCGACAAAGACGAAGAACAGAACACAGTTGAGGTTCGGACCGATGAAGGAAACCAAACGAGCAAAGCAACCGATAAAGAAAATGAAGCGCTGGAGAAAGACGAGAAGGCAGATGAGGGTAAAGATGAAGAAATCGCGGCTGCGCATACGGACGAGAGTGAAGAAATAAGAAAGCCAACCGCGGACGCCGTGGAGGGGAGCGAAGCGGGACACAAAGATGACAATGAAACGGAAGGAAAGCAAATCCTTACCGCTGAGACGGCCGTCGAGGACCGAATCGACAAATCAACCGTCGATAATACCGAAGAAAGTCAACACAACGATGAGAACAAAGcggaaaaaagcaaaacaacaaatgttaaCCCTGAAGAGGAGATGAGCGTCACCTCTGACGCGGAGGAAACACAAGAAACACCAAAAACTGCACAGGAACCGGAGAACGCGTCAGAAGATCACGTACAAAACGCggacaaaaaaaggaatgtgATGCAAGAAGTTGGGGTCTTTCAAGTAGCAAATGTAACGCGCACAACTGAAAAAGTTCTGACCATCGAAAATGGTCAACAGAGTCAAGTTGACGCTGAGAACGGCGAGACGTCCGCTCAAGCAGAAAGTCTCTCTAACGAGGACAAACGTGATGTCAACAGATCAGAGCAAATTGAAAAGGGACAACCTGACGAGGAGTCGACAGAACACAAAGATTTGGAGGTGAATATGGAAAGAACTGGACATTTTCATCAAGTAGAGGTAGAGTGggataaaaatgactttgaaactCTACGGTCTGGAGTTGACGTCATCAAGGAGCTCGACTCGGAGGACCCAAAAAGAAGCAGACAAGACCGCGACGTTGAGAAAACCAAAGAAAGTCCTCAAAACCAGGCGGATCCGTCATCCGGAGGTGGAGAAAAATTCCCCAAAGAGAAACAATCTTCCAAACTCCCAGGCCAGAACGTGGTCTCCAAAACCAGGTCTGACGCGCAGGAGGCTAGCAAGACCTCAGAAGAAGGCGCGAGTGTGCTTCTACAACCGCAAACACAGTCAAAGACTTCATCTGCCGATCATGTCCCCCATGGAGAAAGTCCGGAGGCGCTCGACAGCGCCAGCAGTGCTGAGCTCGTCACCAACTGGCTAACAACGCACCAAGCctcaaaattctttgaaaccTTCGTCGAACCTCTGGACGACCTCAGGGATTCTGACGGCAAGGAGGCCAGACAATCGTCAGAGCTTCTGGAAAGTGTTGAGACGTCCCACAAGGTGGTTGCGCCAAATAGCACAAGTAACACCAAAGACAAAGTAGCTCAGTCCCATCCTGAGAGACGGGACGTTAAAGACAACTGCGAGGCGTCCAATGAGGAAGTAGAGGACGACGCAAAACAGATCCTACCAAACATCAAGAATGAACCAAAGCTTAGAGAGAAAGACAAGAGTGAAGGATCCCTCGTGGAAGACGAGGCGAGCACGTCAGGAGTCAAAGCGGAGACTGCCGCACCAACGCTTCCGACGGACGCGCATCCCGCTTACGAGAAAGAGCGGACGTCTCCGGACGGAAAGATGCACGGAGGACAAGACGCAACTGAAGTTAGCCATTTTAAAAGCTCAAGTTCGGACGTTGAAAGCCACGAGGGTGCGGAGGACAAAGCGTCCGTCAAGCGGAACATGCGGCTGATGAACGATATCGGCAGTGAAAGCCATTCCAGTGTGTTGTCGGTCAACAAACCGCCTTTTGGGCCAAGTTCTTACTCTTTGTTGGCATCGGCCGGAACCGAGAGTGGACATTAG